In Trichoderma asperellum chromosome 1, complete sequence, a single window of DNA contains:
- a CDS encoding uncharacterized protein (EggNog:ENOG41~TransMembrane:1 (n5-16c34/35o173-193i)~SECRETED:SignalP(1-17)) → MRFSVLLSGLFAVMAAAETTSAPATAVSMSPAQASQLACYKACPEGDVNCQAHCVAVPSPDGAQANATTQCVAKCPQGNGSAADTKAFGDCIQKCINNHYFVTSKGTPEATGAAGGNNAANSNTDSAAAPTGTGSSESSGTESGAAPTGSATKSSGSSSTKTGSASTTSTTNAAPAIIASGGAFVGVIAALMAL, encoded by the exons ATGCGTTTCTCCGTCCTTCTCTCCGGCCTCTTCGCCgtcatggctgctgccgagaCCACCTCTGCCCCAGCTACTGCTGTCTCCATGAGCCCCGCTCAGGCCTCTCAGCTGGCTTGTTACAAGGCCTGCCCTGAGGGCGATGTCAACTGCCAGGCTCACTGCGTTGCt GTCCCCTCTCCCGACGGCGCCCAGGCCAACGCCACCACCCAATGTGTCGCCAAGTGCCCCCAGGGCAACGGCAGCGCTGCTGATACCAAGGCCTTTGGCGACTGCATCCAGAAGTGCATCAACAACCACTACTTTGTCACCTCCAAGGGCACTCCCGAGGCtactggcgctgctggtggcaACAACGCCGCCAACTCCAACACCGACTCCGCCGCTGCCCCTACCGGCACTGGCTCCTCTGAGTCTTCCGGCACTGAGTCTGGCGCTGCTCCCACTGGTTCTGCTACCAAGTCCAGCGGCAGCTCAAGCACCAAGACCGGCTCTGCTTCCACCACATCCACCACCAACGCTGCtcccgccatcatcgcctcTGGCGGTGCCTTTGTTGGTGTCATCGCTGCCCTTATGGCTCTGTAA